In Dryobates pubescens isolate bDryPub1 chromosome 26, bDryPub1.pri, whole genome shotgun sequence, a single window of DNA contains:
- the RBBP8NL gene encoding RBBP8 N-terminal-like protein, producing the protein MTAESFAEFLNKLKEIHEKEVQGLQSKLTELTTEKCRDTQRIEELFAKNHQLREQQKVLKENIKVLENRLRAGLCDRCMVTQELAKKKQNEYETSHFQSLQHIFILTNETNRLREENKTLKEELKRLQSPEDTTKHLGVTSKESSSTPSSPLALLSPPSRNACTEKAVHKGADEAHQDVPGIELEEDKPAGQRSSPSSRISPGTVFQEVSLTEMASQRISNQLHGTIALVRPASKPCLLEKSPPGSAVSPPARKIPLPPEREHSPSLEAYLAASKPDSPKITPSYEHLKLSTRREQLCLLHKHLSLHQLGLASSRGSADRDGSSFSSHLLRAKDAEGRPRPRSGWEDRAALLKLPAAMVYVRDQHLEEKLHLLKQRERLQQFLMQQCQASQRAGGDPKPTSEERPLSPWPSIVLGCKEEKSFLEDAADGKEEKELWLSQDSSELREKVKVARDDGADAPLDLSDSSRGRESGWHNRRELQGAGSPRQSPAVPAAHGPCRRHGAEQDDFCFHHCLSKATRTLPGTVEKEEEEEEDGTVLRLSQAHPTNSSSPSDPEALPETGVRPAATVQKEEADDEDAESGKQESDEPDTTDSEVAAPYEDDILQEAQTDGKYFCTKDKAHVLQKKRKRGQDIWTKGARKSMRGRKKVKVEQCSAGVMKEPENCSTSHNTTSEES; encoded by the exons ATGACTGCAGAGAGTTTTGCAGAATTCCTGAATAAGCTCAAGGAAATCCATGAGAAAGAGGTCCAAG GTCTGCAGAGCAAGCTGACGGAGCTGACGACGGAGAAGTGCCG TGATACCCAGAGAATTGAAGAGCTGTTTGCTAAAAACCACCAATTAAGGGAACAGCAGAAGGTCCTTAAAGAGAATATAAAGGTGTTAGAAAACAG GCTGCGAGCAGGTCTCTGTGACAGATGCATGGTCACCCAGGAGCTGGCAAAAAAGAAGCAGAATGAGTATGAGACCTCCCAtttccagagcctgcagcacatcTTCATCCTCA CTAACGAGACAAATCGTCTGAGGGAAGAGAACAAAACTCTCAAGGAAGAActgaagaggctccagagcCCAGA GGATACAACAAAGCACCTGGGAGTCACCTCCAAAGAAAGCAGCtccactcccagctcccccttGGCTTTGCTGTCCCCACCAAGCAGGAATGCCTGCACTGAGAAAGCAGTTCACAAAGGGGCAGATGAAGCTCACCAGGATGTGCCAGGcattgagctggaagaag ACAAGCCAGCAGGACAGAGAAGCTCTCCAAGCAGTAGGATTTCTCCAGGCACTGTCTTCCAAGAAGTCAGCCTCACAGAAATG GCATCCCAGAGGATCTCCAACCAGCTGCATGGAACCATAGCCCTGGTGAGACCAGCTTCCAAACCTTGCCTCCTGGAGAAAAGTCCTCCAGGATCAGCAGTGTCCCCACCAGCAAGGAAGATTCCTCTTCCCCCAGAgagggagcacagccccagccttgaGGC GTATTTAGCAGCAAGCAAGCCAGACTCTCCCAAGATCACTCCATCCTATGAGCACCTAAAACTGAGCACccgcagggagcagctctgcctcctccacaAGCACCTTTCCCTgcaccagctggggctggcaagCAGCCGTGGCTCAGCAGACAGGgatggcagcagcttctccagtcACTTGCTGAGGGCCAAGGACGCCGAGGGCCGGCCGCGGCCGCGCAGCGGCTGGGAAGATCGCGCGGCCCTGCTgaagctccctgctgccatggtGTACGTCAGGGACCAGCacctggaggagaagctgcaccTCCTCAAGCAGAGGGAGCGGCTGCAGCAGTTCCtcatgcagcagtgccaggcaagcCAGCGGGCAGGTGGAGACCCAAAGCCCACATCTGAGGAGAGACCTCTCTCCCCATGGCCAAGCATCGTGCTGGGATGCAAGGAGGAAAAGTCCTTCCTGGAGGACGCTGCAgatgggaaggaagagaaggagcttTGGCTGAGCCAGGACAGCTCTGAGCTCCGAGAAAAGGTGAAGGTGGCAAGGGATGATGGTGCAGATGCACCACTGGATCTGTCAGACTCCAGCCGTGGCAGGGAGTCAGGCTGGCACAACCGgcgggagctgcagggagctggcagcccacggcagagccctgctgtgccagcagcccatgGGCCCTGCAGGAGGCATGGGGCAGAGCAGGATGACTTCTGCTTCCACCACTGCTTGTCCAAAGCCACCCGGACACTGCCTGGTACTgttgagaaggaggaggaggaggaggaggatggaactGTG CTCAGGCTCTCCCAGGCACATCCAACAAACAGCTCCTCACCAagtgaccctgaggctcttcCGGAGACTGGGGTGAGGCCAGCTGCCACTGTACAGAAGGAAGAAGCAG ATGATGAGGATGCTGAGTCTGGGAAGCAGGAATCTGATGAGCCAGACACGACGGATAGTGAG GTGGCTGCCCCATATGAAGATGATATCCTGCAAGAAGCCCAGACTGATGGGAAATACTTTTGCACCAAAGACAAAGCTCACGTGctgcagaagaagagaaaaaggggacaGGATATCTGGACAAAAG GAGCTAGGAAGTCcatgagaggaagaaagaaagtcAAAGTGGAACAGTGCTCAGCAGGGGTCATGAAGGAACCAGAGAACTGCTCCACTTCTCACAACACCACCTCTGAGGAGAGCTAG